The following are encoded in a window of Providencia rettgeri genomic DNA:
- the glyA gene encoding serine hydroxymethyltransferase, which translates to MLKREMNIADYDPQLWEAMEQEVQRQEEHIELIASENYTSPRVMQAQGSQLTNKYAEGYPGKRYYGGCEYVDVVEQLAIDRAKELFGADYANVQPHSGSQANAAVYMALLQPGDTVLGMNLAHGGHLTHGSPVNFSGKLYNIVPYGIDESGKIDYDDIKAQAEKHKPKMIIGGFSAYSGVVDWAKMREIADSINAYLFVDMAHVAGLIAAGVYPNPVPHAHVVTTTTHKTLAGPRGGLILAKGGDEELYKKINSAVFPGSQGGPLMHVIAGKAVALKEAMEPEFKVYQQQVAKNAKAMVEVFQQRGYKVVSGGTENHLFLVDLVDKDITGKDADAALGRANITVNKNSVPNDPKSPFVTSGVRIGSPAITRRGFKEAEARELAGWMCDILDNLNDEATIESVKQKVLAICKKYPVYA; encoded by the coding sequence ATGTTAAAGCGTGAAATGAATATTGCAGACTATGATCCACAATTATGGGAAGCAATGGAGCAAGAAGTACAACGTCAAGAAGAGCACATTGAATTAATTGCTTCTGAAAACTATACCAGTCCACGAGTCATGCAGGCTCAAGGTTCTCAGCTAACCAATAAATATGCAGAAGGGTACCCGGGCAAACGCTATTACGGCGGTTGTGAGTATGTTGATGTGGTTGAACAATTAGCGATTGACCGTGCAAAAGAATTATTCGGTGCAGACTACGCAAACGTGCAGCCACATTCAGGTTCACAAGCGAATGCGGCAGTTTACATGGCGCTGTTACAACCAGGTGACACAGTATTGGGGATGAACTTAGCTCATGGTGGTCACTTAACTCACGGCTCCCCAGTCAACTTCTCAGGTAAATTGTACAATATCGTTCCTTACGGAATCGATGAAAGCGGCAAAATTGACTACGACGATATCAAAGCGCAAGCTGAAAAACATAAACCCAAAATGATTATCGGTGGTTTCTCAGCATACTCAGGCGTGGTTGATTGGGCTAAAATGCGTGAAATCGCAGATAGCATCAATGCTTACTTATTTGTAGATATGGCGCATGTGGCAGGTCTGATTGCAGCCGGTGTTTATCCAAACCCAGTTCCACACGCTCACGTTGTGACAACAACGACGCACAAAACGTTAGCGGGTCCACGCGGTGGTTTGATCCTCGCGAAAGGGGGGGATGAAGAGCTGTACAAAAAAATCAACTCTGCGGTATTCCCAGGCTCCCAAGGTGGTCCTTTAATGCATGTGATTGCAGGTAAAGCGGTAGCCCTGAAAGAAGCTATGGAACCTGAGTTCAAAGTGTACCAACAACAAGTTGCGAAAAATGCGAAAGCAATGGTGGAAGTTTTCCAACAACGTGGCTATAAAGTTGTTTCTGGTGGCACTGAAAACCACTTATTCTTAGTTGATCTAGTTGACAAAGATATCACAGGTAAAGACGCTGATGCTGCGCTGGGTCGTGCTAATATCACGGTGAACAAAAACAGCGTACCAAACGATCCGAAGAGCCCATTTGTGACTTCAGGGGTTCGCATCGGTTCTCCTGCGATCACTCGTCGCGGTTTTAAAGAAGCTGAAGCACGCGAGCTAGCTGGCTGGATGTGTGATATTCTAGACAACCTCAATGACGAAGCGACCATTGAGAGCGTGAAACAAAAAGTATTAGCAATCTGCAAAAAATACCCAGTTTACGCATAA
- a CDS encoding 3-phenylpropionate MFS transporter, with the protein MVIPSTRWLAIDYFTYFFAYSIFLPFWSVWLQGEGIDAEMIGVLLGVGLAARFLGAMFITPLVKEPSKLITAIRLLAASSLIFSIAFSFGSHWAWLLFVMMGFNLFFAPMVPLGDSLAGTWQKQFTFDYGKIRVWGSIAFIIGSSLMGYLAGVWGHRSIMVALIISCLALLLGAMLKPAIMPTGAAKADNGNKVTFKQLIADKNVVRFLICVTLLQGAHAAYYGFASLFWKEAGYSDLVIGNLWSLGVVAEVMVFMLSHRLFRRWSARNLLLLSAFCGIIRWGMMGAFTALPVLIVVQILHSGTFTVCHLAAMRFISARKENEIIPLQGVYSALATGGGLAVLTVIVGYIYERVPTHHGVVFYLMALLAVPALFIRPKITAQ; encoded by the coding sequence ATGGTCATTCCATCAACGCGCTGGCTAGCAATTGATTATTTTACCTACTTTTTTGCATACAGTATTTTCTTACCATTTTGGTCTGTTTGGCTACAAGGTGAGGGTATTGATGCTGAAATGATAGGCGTTTTGCTTGGGGTTGGTTTAGCGGCTCGTTTTTTGGGGGCGATGTTTATCACACCATTAGTTAAAGAGCCTTCTAAGTTAATCACCGCAATACGGTTATTGGCAGCTTCTTCTTTAATTTTTTCAATTGCTTTTTCCTTTGGCTCCCACTGGGCATGGCTACTCTTTGTGATGATGGGTTTTAACTTATTTTTCGCGCCTATGGTTCCGTTAGGGGACTCATTAGCTGGCACATGGCAAAAGCAGTTTACATTTGATTATGGCAAAATCCGTGTATGGGGCTCGATAGCCTTTATTATTGGCTCTTCATTAATGGGCTATTTGGCGGGCGTCTGGGGCCATAGGTCGATTATGGTTGCCTTGATAATCAGTTGCCTCGCATTATTGCTTGGCGCAATGTTAAAACCTGCGATCATGCCGACGGGAGCGGCGAAAGCGGATAATGGCAATAAAGTCACATTCAAACAACTGATTGCTGATAAAAATGTGGTGAGGTTTTTAATTTGTGTAACCTTATTACAAGGTGCCCATGCCGCTTATTATGGTTTTGCGTCTCTATTTTGGAAGGAAGCGGGTTATTCCGATTTAGTTATTGGTAACTTATGGTCATTGGGTGTTGTAGCTGAAGTGATGGTTTTTATGCTTAGCCACCGTCTATTTAGACGCTGGAGTGCACGTAACTTACTATTGCTTTCCGCATTTTGTGGCATTATTCGTTGGGGAATGATGGGGGCATTTACCGCATTACCTGTGCTTATTGTGGTGCAAATTTTACATAGTGGTACGTTTACGGTATGTCATCTTGCAGCTATGCGCTTTATTAGTGCTCGTAAAGAAAATGAAATTATTCCATTGCAGGGCGTCTATTCAGCGCTGGCTACTGGTGGTGGTTTAGCGGTATTGACGGTTATTGTTGGTTATATTTATGAGCGCGTTCCTACCCATCACGGCGTGGTATTTTATTTGATGGCGTTACTTGCGGTGCCCGCTTTATTTATCCGACCGAAGATCACCGCTCAGTGA
- a CDS encoding TRAP transporter large permease, whose amino-acid sequence MSVVIACIVLIFCFLINVPIFLSVLIALLTYFFSTGDISPLIAVQRIIGAGENVTLLAIPFFILLGNLLNYTGITSRMLKFTGTLSGHYPGGLAQSNVLLSTMMGGLSASNLADCAMLSKMLVPEMTKLGYGKSFSAAVTAAGSLITPIIPPGIALIIYGFVADVSIGKMFMAAIIPGLMCCIALMIAIYLIAKKRGYKPARDRAPTFSEVYQTGKGAMSAFLLVLVIIGGIRFGIFTPTEAGAIAVLYVIIIGAFFYREMKLKDIAASFLETARSTASIMLIIMTCSALAWVLTNEQVAQDVAKMMTSFSDNPYVFLMIVNAVLLILGMFIEGNAAIIVLVPLLMPTVKLLGIDPIHFGIVMILNLAIGCLTPPMGTVMFVATSITGVRIADFIREVMPLFLALIVVLLMVTFMPVFTTFLPSL is encoded by the coding sequence ATGTCAGTAGTTATCGCCTGTATTGTCTTAATTTTTTGTTTTTTAATTAATGTCCCTATTTTTTTAAGTGTATTAATCGCCTTATTAACTTATTTCTTTTCCACCGGTGATATCTCGCCATTAATTGCTGTACAACGTATTATTGGTGCTGGTGAAAACGTTACCTTACTCGCAATCCCGTTTTTTATTTTGCTAGGTAATTTGCTTAATTACACAGGGATAACAAGCCGAATGTTGAAGTTTACAGGCACATTATCTGGTCACTATCCAGGAGGCTTGGCACAGTCGAACGTTTTATTGAGCACTATGATGGGTGGGCTCTCAGCATCTAACCTTGCTGACTGCGCCATGTTGTCTAAAATGTTAGTGCCTGAAATGACCAAGTTAGGGTACGGTAAAAGCTTTTCAGCTGCGGTAACGGCTGCGGGTTCTCTAATTACGCCAATTATTCCTCCAGGTATTGCTTTAATTATTTATGGTTTTGTCGCTGACGTTTCTATTGGCAAAATGTTTATGGCTGCAATTATCCCTGGTTTAATGTGCTGTATTGCATTAATGATTGCCATTTATCTTATTGCAAAAAAGCGTGGGTATAAACCTGCTAGGGATAGAGCGCCTACATTTTCTGAAGTTTACCAAACGGGTAAAGGTGCAATGTCCGCATTTTTACTGGTATTAGTAATTATTGGCGGGATTCGGTTTGGTATTTTCACCCCAACAGAAGCAGGTGCTATCGCAGTATTATACGTCATCATTATAGGCGCCTTTTTTTACCGCGAAATGAAATTAAAAGATATTGCGGCCTCATTTTTAGAAACTGCCCGTTCAACCGCCAGCATTATGTTAATTATCATGACGTGCTCCGCTTTAGCTTGGGTTCTGACCAACGAACAAGTCGCGCAAGATGTAGCAAAAATGATGACCAGTTTTTCTGATAATCCCTATGTATTTTTAATGATCGTTAATGCTGTTTTATTAATTTTGGGAATGTTTATTGAAGGAAATGCGGCTATCATCGTACTTGTTCCATTGTTAATGCCAACTGTTAAATTGCTAGGTATTGACCCTATTCACTTTGGTATAGTTATGATACTCAATTTAGCTATTGGTTGTTTAACTCCACCAATGGGTACCGTCATGTTTGTTGCTACATCTATTACAGGTGTACGTATAGCTGACTTTATTCGTGAGGTCATGCCATTGTTCCTTGCATTAATTGTCGTTTTATTAATGGTGACCTTTATGCCTGTATTTACAACATTTTTACCCAGCTTATAA
- a CDS encoding TRAP transporter small permease, whose protein sequence is MFKFLGKLSDIVSSLAVAAIVIITILAVFMRWLLNDPLMWSEEILIVSYIWLVMIGAASAAGKRMHVSIDAITSLLPEKMQLFIAVVTHIMAIVSLSIFGYLGYELSMIAEDKITPIIGVSYYYIDLSVPIGASIMVLFSVQHLFQDISKLIKGDKPCQ, encoded by the coding sequence ATGTTTAAATTTTTGGGGAAATTAAGTGATATCGTTTCATCTTTAGCCGTTGCAGCGATTGTCATTATCACGATTCTTGCTGTGTTTATGCGCTGGCTGTTAAATGATCCGCTAATGTGGAGCGAAGAAATTCTAATTGTTAGTTATATCTGGCTTGTCATGATTGGTGCAGCTTCCGCCGCTGGAAAAAGAATGCATGTCAGTATTGATGCGATTACTTCACTATTACCTGAAAAAATGCAACTGTTCATCGCTGTCGTAACTCACATCATGGCTATCGTTTCTTTATCTATTTTTGGCTATCTAGGCTATGAGCTCTCTATGATCGCAGAAGATAAGATCACCCCAATAATCGGCGTCTCTTATTATTACATTGACCTCTCCGTCCCTATTGGCGCATCCATTATGGTGTTATTTTCTGTTCAACATTTGTTTCAAGATATAAGCAAACTGATTAAAGGGGATAAACCATGTCAGTAG
- a CDS encoding C4-dicarboxylate TRAP transporter substrate-binding protein: MKLNTLNGKHILGLTLSALFLMGSMAGTAFAEAKYKLKVAYENNPGEPFDLAVHEWAKKFNEKTNGEGELIPYPSSQLGSKKDVIEQMKLGSPLITLADGAFFYDYVPDYGIMFGPYLGLSYKDIFKLNVSPWYSSLEQQLDKKGLHVVSKDWLYGSRHILANKMVQTPEDLKGLKIRVPNNKIQIKGLEAMGATPTPLPLAEVYTALNLKIIDGAENPIPVLYGQKHHEAAKYLILTGHVENVTNLVMGSKTYSKLPENIQQALVESGNEAGQYLTELVLKEEKDIIEKMKTEGVTVVEVDRTLFKEKSKPFYNEFPEWSADLYQQTQDIINN, from the coding sequence ATGAAACTGAACACACTAAACGGGAAGCACATTTTAGGCTTAACACTCAGCGCCCTATTTTTAATGGGCAGTATGGCTGGCACTGCTTTCGCAGAAGCTAAATATAAACTCAAAGTTGCTTACGAAAATAATCCTGGTGAACCTTTCGACTTAGCCGTTCATGAATGGGCTAAAAAATTTAATGAAAAAACTAATGGTGAAGGTGAGCTAATTCCTTACCCAAGCTCACAATTAGGCTCGAAGAAGGATGTTATCGAACAAATGAAACTGGGTAGTCCACTGATCACTCTCGCCGATGGTGCCTTCTTTTATGATTATGTTCCAGATTATGGCATTATGTTCGGTCCCTATTTAGGTTTATCCTATAAAGATATTTTTAAATTAAATGTCTCTCCTTGGTATAGCTCTTTAGAACAGCAATTAGATAAAAAGGGTCTACATGTTGTTTCTAAAGACTGGTTGTATGGTTCTCGCCATATTTTAGCAAATAAAATGGTACAAACTCCTGAAGATCTAAAAGGCCTAAAAATTCGTGTACCTAATAATAAAATACAAATTAAAGGGTTAGAAGCAATGGGTGCAACACCGACGCCATTACCTCTAGCTGAAGTTTATACTGCACTTAATCTTAAAATAATTGATGGCGCCGAAAACCCAATTCCTGTGTTATATGGGCAAAAACACCACGAAGCCGCGAAATACTTAATTTTAACTGGCCATGTTGAAAACGTCACCAACTTAGTGATGGGCAGCAAAACATACAGTAAATTACCTGAAAACATCCAACAAGCTTTAGTTGAGTCAGGTAATGAAGCCGGACAGTATTTAACTGAATTAGTCCTTAAAGAAGAAAAAGATATTATTGAAAAAATGAAAACTGAAGGAGTGACAGTAGTAGAGGTTGACCGTACTCTTTTCAAAGAAAAATCAAAACCATTCTATAATGAATTCCCTGAATGGTCTGCGGATTTATATCAACAAACACAAGATATTATTAATAACTAA